The following are encoded together in the Desulfovibrio desulfuricans DSM 642 genome:
- a CDS encoding efflux RND transporter periplasmic adaptor subunit: MSIRPIAKISVVLGLCLALVACQSDKKGQPDMRLPVSAVEVTVADASWPSQFQAQASGSRAVEVRARVQGIIEKRLYNEGDFVKAGQQMFQLERDQYEAQVQQAQAQYVNAEREWKRIRPLYEKNAVSQKDRDSALAAYDSAKASLRQAKINLDYCQVVAPVSGYSSKENYTPGNLVSNNSLLTYVNQTDPMYIDFSIAAPDRMQRQQLAASGILVFPKDNRYKARLRLLDGTMYGTEGDVTFIDSQVQPTTGVIKARAVFPNADGQIMPGQYVRLFVEGDILKNAILIPQKCVIVTQKGTVVMGLDKDDKVYPIPITVTVAVGDQYLVGSGLKGGERIISEGIIKARPGTQVRVQQAGGQQPQDAAPKK, encoded by the coding sequence ATGAGTATCAGACCTATTGCGAAAATTTCAGTTGTATTGGGGCTTTGCCTTGCCCTTGTCGCCTGCCAGAGCGACAAAAAAGGACAACCCGACATGCGCTTGCCGGTGTCGGCTGTTGAAGTAACCGTCGCCGATGCCTCCTGGCCCAGCCAGTTCCAGGCGCAGGCCTCAGGTTCACGCGCTGTTGAAGTGCGCGCCCGCGTTCAGGGTATTATTGAAAAGCGTCTGTATAACGAAGGCGATTTCGTTAAGGCCGGACAGCAGATGTTCCAGCTTGAACGCGACCAGTACGAAGCCCAGGTACAGCAGGCGCAGGCCCAGTACGTGAACGCGGAACGTGAATGGAAGCGCATTCGTCCCCTGTACGAAAAGAACGCCGTTTCCCAGAAAGACCGCGATTCTGCCTTGGCCGCGTACGACAGCGCCAAGGCATCCCTGCGTCAGGCCAAGATCAATCTGGATTACTGCCAGGTGGTGGCTCCTGTTTCCGGCTACAGCAGCAAGGAAAACTACACACCCGGCAACCTGGTGAGCAACAACTCGCTGCTTACCTATGTGAACCAGACAGACCCCATGTACATTGACTTTTCCATTGCCGCGCCTGACCGAATGCAGCGCCAGCAGCTTGCAGCCTCGGGCATCCTGGTGTTCCCGAAGGACAACCGCTACAAGGCCAGATTGCGCCTGCTGGATGGCACCATGTACGGCACGGAAGGCGACGTGACCTTTATCGATAGCCAGGTGCAGCCCACCACGGGCGTTATCAAGGCCCGCGCGGTGTTTCCCAATGCCGACGGGCAGATTATGCCCGGGCAGTATGTGCGCCTGTTTGTGGAAGGCGACATCCTCAAGAACGCCATTCTTATTCCGCAAAAGTGCGTTATCGTGACCCAGAAGGGTACCGTGGTCATGGGGCTGGACAAGGACGACAAGGTCTACCCCATTCCCATCACGGTGACTGTGGCTGTGGGAGATCAATATCTGGTGGGTTCCGGCCTCAAGGGCGGGGAACGCATCATCAGTGAAGGTATCATCAAAGCCCGCCCCGGGACTCAAGTGCGCGTGCAGCAAGCCGGTGGGCAGCAGCCCCAGGATGCCGCGCCGAAGAAGTAG
- a CDS encoding XdhC family protein, which yields MGKKNDASLLPSDGEGPKGTPESLVTTPWEDTLEARAAALLTGGEPLVLVTVVSRTGSAPREAGTRALQTRNGFEGTVGGGLLEARAMEAARNSLASGLSARVSCDMSGFTPNSDMICGGGMEVLCEVLAPRQAEMFALAAEVLRLGGRGVWLVELRQDGVSLHGEAETPQRRLFVDALPEHAVQPEGATVGLDAVNPLLEKRKGRPGLAGVDGRIFYVEPLDAPPVLLLCGGGHVSLEVARLAHSCGFVVDVVDDREEFSNAGRFPMARYCRVLPGYENLVQTCDIGRRHFVAIITRGHSFDREALAQALTSHAQYVGMIGSRTKREQVYAALRKQGVPDAELAAVCCPIGLSIEAETPQQIAVSIVAELLAARAGTLVRLRFDD from the coding sequence ATGGGTAAGAAAAACGATGCCTCTCTGTTGCCTTCAGACGGCGAAGGCCCCAAGGGTACGCCGGAATCTCTGGTGACAACCCCGTGGGAAGACACGCTTGAAGCCCGCGCTGCGGCCCTGCTGACGGGGGGCGAACCTCTGGTGCTTGTGACTGTGGTGAGCCGTACAGGCTCTGCCCCGCGCGAAGCCGGAACCCGCGCCCTTCAGACTCGCAACGGATTTGAAGGAACAGTGGGCGGCGGCCTGCTTGAAGCGCGCGCCATGGAAGCGGCCCGCAACAGCCTTGCAAGCGGCCTTTCTGCGCGTGTTTCGTGCGACATGAGCGGCTTTACGCCCAACAGCGACATGATCTGCGGCGGCGGCATGGAAGTACTGTGCGAGGTGCTTGCACCCCGTCAGGCTGAAATGTTCGCTCTTGCGGCAGAGGTTCTGCGGCTGGGCGGTCGGGGCGTATGGCTGGTTGAACTGCGCCAGGACGGCGTTTCGCTGCATGGCGAGGCGGAAACCCCGCAGCGGCGGCTGTTTGTGGACGCCCTGCCGGAACATGCCGTTCAGCCCGAAGGCGCGACCGTGGGGCTGGACGCGGTAAACCCCCTGCTGGAGAAGCGCAAGGGCCGCCCCGGGCTGGCAGGCGTTGACGGACGCATCTTTTACGTGGAACCTCTGGATGCGCCGCCAGTGCTCCTGCTGTGCGGCGGCGGGCATGTGTCGCTGGAAGTTGCGCGGCTGGCCCATTCCTGCGGCTTTGTGGTGGATGTGGTGGACGACCGCGAAGAGTTTTCCAATGCGGGGCGCTTCCCCATGGCCCGCTATTGCCGGGTTTTGCCGGGCTACGAGAACCTTGTGCAGACCTGCGATATCGGGCGCAGACATTTTGTGGCCATTATCACGCGTGGGCACAGTTTTGACCGTGAGGCCCTGGCTCAGGCCTTGACAAGTCATGCCCAGTATGTGGGCATGATCGGCAGCAGAACCAAGCGCGAACAGGTGTATGCCGCTTTGCGCAAGCAGGGGGTGCCGGATGCGGAACTTGCTGCCGTATGTTGCCCCATTGGCCTTTCCATAGAGGCGGAGACCCCGCAGCAGATTGCAGTTTCCATTGTGGCCGAGCTGCTGGCCGCCCGTGCCGGAACCCTGGTGCGTCTGCGGTTTGACGATTAG